The Gemmatimonadaceae bacterium DNA segment AACGGAAGAAATACCCCGCTTCTGGATTAGCATCGGGCGTGATCACGCGGTTGCTTGCCGCCAGCACCGTATTCAATCGATCCTCCAGATCGCTCTGCCCGTAACCGACGACGATCACGTCGTGAGCGCGGCCCGTGACACTGAGCGCGTCGATATTGAACCCCGCGACGGTAGTCTCGAGCGGATACACTGGGTTGCTCGCGTAATACTCCGAACCGATCAGTCCCTTCTCCTCAGCGGTCCAGAACGCGAACACGATCGAGCGCTGCGGCTTGGGGCCCGCAACGAACATGCGGGCGAGCTCAAGGACGGACGCGACTCCTGTCCCGTTGTCTACCGCGCCATTGTAGATGCTGTCGCGGCGCGCATCAGGGGCGCCGACGCCGAGGTGATCCCAGTGCGCTCCGTATAGTATGGTCTCGTCGGGATGCGTCGTTCCGGGCAGGCGGCCGAGCAAGTTCTTCGAGCGAATGGTCTGATGCTTCACCTGATAGTTCGCCGAGAATGTCGCGTTCGCGAGGGTGACGGGTTTGAACTCGCGAGTCTGCGCGAGACGCTTGAGCGCCTCGAAGTCCTGACCGACCTCCCTGAACAGCCGCACCGCATCATCCCTCTGCACCCACCCCTCGAGCAACGGATGCACCTCAGCCGGATTGACACGCACGATGTCGAACATCGTGTTGGTATTGGAATTCTTCACGGTTGCCCATCCATACGACGCCGGCGCGGTCTCGTGCACGATGAGCAGTCCGGCGAGTCCCTGACGCGCAGCTTCCTCATACTTGTAGGTCCAACGGCCGTAATACGTCATCGCCTTGCCGCCGAAATCACCCTGTCCGGTCTCGAAATCGGGATCGTTGATGAGCACGATGCCGACCTTGCCGCGCAGGTTCTCGCCCTTGAAGTCATCCCAGTTGCGCTCGGGCGCGCGGACGCCGTAGCCGAGGAATACGAGTGGCGCGTTCTGGATGTCGACGTGATCGACGTTCTGCATCGAGGCGCGCACGGCGACCTCCTGGCCCTGTGTGAGAGGGGAGGTTTGACCGTTGACGGTCACCGATAACGACGGCGCGCCGACGATGTTGAATTGGACGAGCGGCACCTCCTGAAACCACGATCTATTGGGACCACCTGGCTGCAGACCCGCCGCCTGTAAGCGGTCGCGAATGTAATTCGTCGCCAGCTCCTCACCGCGCGTCGCGGGGCCGCGGCCGAGGAATGCGTCGGATGACAGCGTGCGAACGGCCTCCGCGATGCGGCCAGCGTTAGCCGAAGCCCCTGCGGGATTCGTGGTCGTGCGGACGGCCGGCGTGCATGCGGTGAATGCGAGAACGGTGGCTATGTAGAGCGAGCACTTCATGATGGACCTCTGCTACCTGGACGTATGGCTTGATTAGGGATGCGCGGAATAATGGCGACGCGAGCGCTCAGCAACAATTGCGAGCTCCGTGGCGTCGTACTTATCGTGTTTCCGCTGCACACCGGGCCGCTTCGGGATCAGCGAGGGAGCGATCACGTCGCAGGCGTAGCCCCACTCCTGCATTGCGCGGTGCAGAACATAGCCCGCGCCGCTCGCTTCGTAGCACGCGCGGACGTCTCCGTCGCGACCCAGCCGTTCGAGGTATCGCTCGAGCTTCGGGGGACAGTCACAGTTCTTACTCGGGGAGATCTCGCTTCACTTCTGAAAGGGAGACTTCGATGGGAAGCAATAAGCGACGGAGCGAGAAGTCAGCAGAGGCCATAGTGGCGAAGAGGCTTCGGAGCAGGTGTGCCGCCCTCGATGCGAAGGGCCGAACGGAAAGGAGAGTGCATGTCGCGAATCTCGATTCGGGTGCTCCAGATGTCCGCCTCGGCGGAGCTACGCGAGGGAGGGTAGAGTGAAACTCGAGAGTACCACGCAAGCGGAGATACAGCCGGTCGGTGAAGAGGGAATTTCTACACTCACGTCCGCTTTCTCAGGGAGCCTCAACTTTTCGAACCGCCGTATACGGACCCGTACGTACGGTGGTGTGGGAGGGGAGTAGCGGTAATCAGC contains these protein-coding regions:
- a CDS encoding M28 family metallopeptidase, giving the protein MKCSLYIATVLAFTACTPAVRTTTNPAGASANAGRIAEAVRTLSSDAFLGRGPATRGEELATNYIRDRLQAAGLQPGGPNRSWFQEVPLVQFNIVGAPSLSVTVNGQTSPLTQGQEVAVRASMQNVDHVDIQNAPLVFLGYGVRAPERNWDDFKGENLRGKVGIVLINDPDFETGQGDFGGKAMTYYGRWTYKYEEAARQGLAGLLIVHETAPASYGWATVKNSNTNTMFDIVRVNPAEVHPLLEGWVQRDDAVRLFREVGQDFEALKRLAQTREFKPVTLANATFSANYQVKHQTIRSKNLLGRLPGTTHPDETILYGAHWDHLGVGAPDARRDSIYNGAVDNGTGVASVLELARMFVAGPKPQRSIVFAFWTAEEKGLIGSEYYASNPVYPLETTVAGFNIDALSVTGRAHDVIVVGYGQSDLEDRLNTVLAASNRVITPDANPEAGYFFRSDHFPMAKRGVPMLYMDSGIDLLTGGTAAGNAADEAYRRDAYHQPADEYNAATWNLAGIAEDVSVLQALGMQLANSREWPNYRESSEFRPVRDKTAARRR